Proteins encoded within one genomic window of Elstera cyanobacteriorum:
- a CDS encoding DJ-1/PfpI family protein, whose product MGKRLLFVVGDYVEDYEVMVPFQALAAVGLTVTAVCPGKKAGETVATAIHDFEGQQTYSEKRGHNFALNGTFASVKAEEFDALVIPGGRAPEYLRLDAQVIALVQAFDAAGKPIAAICHGPQLLAAAGVLKGKRCSAYPACRPEVELAGGLYADIPIDGAVTDGLLVTAPAWPAHPAWIAQILTVLGVTVQHG is encoded by the coding sequence ATGGGCAAGCGGCTGCTGTTCGTCGTGGGCGACTATGTCGAAGATTATGAAGTGATGGTGCCTTTCCAGGCGCTCGCGGCCGTTGGCTTAACCGTCACGGCGGTCTGCCCCGGTAAAAAGGCGGGGGAGACGGTCGCGACCGCCATTCACGATTTTGAAGGCCAACAGACCTATTCGGAAAAGCGCGGGCATAACTTTGCCCTCAACGGCACCTTCGCCAGCGTCAAGGCCGAGGAGTTTGATGCGCTGGTCATCCCAGGGGGCCGCGCACCGGAATATCTGCGGCTCGATGCCCAGGTGATCGCGCTGGTGCAGGCCTTCGACGCCGCAGGCAAGCCGATCGCCGCCATCTGCCACGGTCCACAACTGCTGGCGGCGGCCGGGGTTCTGAAGGGTAAGCGCTGCTCAGCCTATCCGGCCTGCCGCCCAGAAGTAGAACTGGCGGGCGGCCTCTATGCCGATATTCCCATCGACGGCGCCGTAACCGATGGGCTACTGGTCACCGCCCCAGCCTGGCCCGCCCATCCCGCCTGGATCGCCCAGATCCTGACCGTGCTTGGCGTGACCGTCCAGCACGGCTAA
- a CDS encoding pyridoxal-phosphate dependent enzyme, protein MRLHHQTPFVISTALSVHAGRTVGLKMEALQPSGSFKLRGVGHACETYRARGAQRFISSSGGNAGLAVAYAARALGVPAVIVVPETTSDRAQQLLRAEGAAVIVHGASWQEANAEAQALIGAADAFIHPFDDPLLWEGHASMIDEVAAEGFRPDAVIVSVGGGGLMVGVIRGLQRNGWGDVPVLAVETAGAASLAAAYAAEERVTLPAITSLATSLGAKQVCAEAFDLRHRHAITPVQVTDAQAVTACARFLDDHRILVEPACGAGLAVVYDMPERLADFARVLIIVCGGATMTAAQLAAWQQGVPS, encoded by the coding sequence ATGCGCTTACATCACCAGACCCCGTTTGTGATCTCGACGGCGCTATCCGTCCATGCCGGGCGAACCGTGGGGCTGAAGATGGAGGCGTTGCAGCCTTCTGGCTCGTTCAAGCTGCGTGGGGTGGGGCACGCCTGCGAAACCTATCGGGCGCGCGGGGCGCAGCGCTTCATCTCTTCCTCCGGCGGGAATGCTGGGCTGGCGGTCGCCTATGCGGCGCGGGCCTTGGGCGTGCCTGCCGTCATCGTCGTGCCGGAAACCACCTCTGACCGGGCGCAACAGTTGCTGCGCGCCGAGGGGGCGGCGGTGATCGTCCACGGCGCCTCCTGGCAAGAAGCGAACGCGGAGGCGCAGGCACTGATCGGCGCGGCGGACGCTTTTATTCATCCCTTCGACGACCCGCTGCTGTGGGAGGGGCACGCCAGTATGATCGACGAGGTAGCCGCCGAAGGATTTCGCCCCGATGCGGTGATCGTCTCGGTCGGTGGCGGCGGGTTGATGGTGGGGGTGATCCGGGGCCTCCAGCGCAACGGCTGGGGCGATGTGCCGGTGCTGGCGGTGGAAACGGCGGGGGCAGCGTCCTTGGCGGCGGCCTATGCGGCAGAAGAGCGGGTGACCCTGCCCGCCATCACGTCCCTCGCGACCTCGCTGGGGGCAAAGCAGGTGTGCGCCGAAGCCTTCGATCTGCGCCATCGTCACGCCATAACCCCGGTTCAGGTCACCGATGCCCAGGCAGTTACGGCCTGCGCTCGCTTCCTTGACGATCACCGGATTTTGGTGGAACCGGCCTGCGGGGCCGGTTTGGCGGTGGTCTACGACATGCCGGAGCGTTTGGCCGATTTCGCCCGCGTCCTTATTATCGTCTGCGGCGGGGCGACGATGACGGCGGCGCAACTCGCAGCGTGGCAGCAGGGCGTGCCAAGCTGA
- a CDS encoding ribbon-helix-helix domain-containing protein, with protein sequence MCEIFMSADPALWEAESRSLRLGGVSTSLRLERMFWGVLEEIATRDRLSLAQLITKLYDELCESRPEVGNFTSFLRVCCTRYLSLQLTGTIPTDRRLPLRGIPVHH encoded by the coding sequence ATGTGCGAAATCTTTATGTCCGCCGACCCAGCCCTGTGGGAGGCCGAAAGCCGCTCCCTACGCCTCGGCGGCGTCTCCACCAGCTTACGGTTAGAGCGGATGTTCTGGGGCGTGCTGGAAGAAATCGCCACGCGCGACCGGCTCTCCCTCGCCCAGCTCATCACCAAACTCTACGATGAACTCTGCGAAAGCCGCCCGGAGGTGGGGAACTTCACCTCCTTCCTACGGGTCTGCTGCACACGTTACCTTAGCCTGCAACTGACCGGCACGATCCCAACCGACCGACGCCTCCCGCTGCGCGGGATCCCGGTTCATCATTGA
- a CDS encoding SGNH/GDSL hydrolase family protein: MKTILCFGDSLTWGTDAATGGRHAYADRWPTALRSALGPEVEVVAEGLGGRTTAYDDYLADCDRNGARLLPTLLHSHGPLDLVIIMLGTNDMKPMIHGSAIGARQGMKRLVGLIRFHDWGRDATPPQILLVAPPPLCETDNPVFAAMYRGSVAESRLLASVYRDLADELGCSFFDAGTVAETTPLDGTHLDAANTRALGQALAPRVRALLGL; encoded by the coding sequence ATGAAGACTATTCTCTGCTTTGGCGACTCGCTGACCTGGGGCACCGACGCCGCGACTGGCGGGCGTCATGCGTATGCGGACCGCTGGCCGACCGCCCTGCGCTCCGCCCTCGGGCCGGAGGTCGAGGTGGTTGCCGAAGGGCTCGGCGGACGGACGACCGCCTATGACGATTATCTCGCCGACTGCGACCGCAACGGCGCGCGCCTCCTGCCGACCCTGCTGCACAGCCACGGTCCGCTCGACCTCGTGATTATCATGCTGGGCACCAACGACATGAAGCCGATGATCCATGGCTCGGCCATCGGTGCGCGCCAGGGGATGAAACGGCTCGTCGGCCTCATCCGCTTTCACGATTGGGGGCGGGATGCGACCCCGCCGCAGATTCTGCTCGTTGCCCCGCCGCCGCTGTGCGAAACCGACAATCCGGTGTTTGCGGCGATGTACCGGGGCAGCGTCGCGGAGTCGCGCCTGCTGGCGAGCGTCTATCGGGATTTGGCCGACGAACTTGGGTGCAGCTTTTTCGACGCGGGCACGGTCGCCGAAACGACGCCGCTCGATGGCACTCACCTCGATGCGGCCAATACCCGCGCCCTGGGGCAAGCCCTCGCGCCAAGGGTTCGCGCGCTGCTTGGGCTGTAA